Proteins encoded by one window of Rhodamnia argentea isolate NSW1041297 chromosome 6, ASM2092103v1, whole genome shotgun sequence:
- the LOC115726486 gene encoding HVA22-like protein c — protein MGSGNFLQVVANNFDVLALPLVTLVYPLYASIKAIETKSRTDDQQWLTYWVLYSLITLFELTFAKLLEWFPIWPYAKLIFACWLVLPHFNGAAYVYKHYIRPFYRNPQCTTMWYVPQKGLFHKHDDVLTAAERYMEEHGTEAFERLISKAEREARARRKNNYTTFDDDYRY, from the exons ATGGGTTCTGGGAATTTCCTCCAAGTCGTGGCCAACAACTTCGACGTGCTCGCGCT GCCTCTCGTCACTCTCGTTTATCCTCT GTATGCTTCGATAAAGGCGATAGAGACCAAGTCTCGCACAGATGATCAGCAATGGCTCACTTACTGGGTTCTCTATTCGTTGATTACCCTCTTTGAGCTTACCTTTGCCAAGCTCCTCGAATG GTTTCCTATATGGCCTTATGCAAAGCTGATATTCGCCTGCTGGTTGGTCTTGCCACACTTCAACGGCGCTGCTTATGTGTATAAGCACTACATCAGACCCTTTTATAGGAATCCTCAATGTACTACAATGTGGTATGTTCCACAGAAAGGCCTTTTTCATAAGCACGACGATGTGCTCACGGCTGCTGAGAGGTACATGGAAGAACACGGGACCGAAGCATTCGAAAGGCTCATTTCCAAG GCTGAAAGAGAAGCTCGAGCTAGAAGAAAGAACAACTACACGACATTTGACGACGACTACAGATACTGA
- the LOC115726496 gene encoding uncharacterized protein LOC115726496: MAETPLKRQREETEETHVDGPAEDQTKRLKPSSSSYPHNILSFLDDQLDDGQISSQDLSSLISALQDELASESEPNIPSEPELASPSSSSPGEESDGDEDKEKVFRHLLVASDDELGLPSREGEGPEAGASGVELLSCDGLWELEDEAANYYTLLQSELFMWGEFAK; this comes from the coding sequence ATGGCAGAGACGCCGCTGAAGCGCCAAAGAGAAGAAACGGAAGAAACCCACGTCGACGGACCAGCGGAAGACCAGACGAAGCGCCTCaagccgtcgtcgtcgtcctacCCCCACAACATCCTCTCCTTCCTCGACGACCAATTAGACGACGGCCAGATCTCCAGCCAGGACCTGTCCTCCCTCATCTCCGCCCTCCAGGACGAGCTCGCCTCCGAGTCCGAACCAAACATCCCATCCGAACCGGAGCTCGCCTcgccttcctcctcttctccgGGGGAAGAGAGCGACGGCGACGAGGACAAAGAGAAGGTGTTCAGGCACCTGCTCGTGGCCTCCGACGACGAGCTCGGCCTGCCCAGCAGAGAGGGCGAAGGGCCCGAAGCGGGAGCGAGCGGCGTGGAGCTCCTGTCTTGTGACGGCCTGTGGGAGCTCGAGGACGAGGCTGCGAATTACTACACCCTGTTGCAGTCCGAGCTCTTCATGTGGGGCGAATTTGCAAAGTAG